Genomic window (Phragmites australis chromosome 5, lpPhrAust1.1, whole genome shotgun sequence):
AGAGGGCAGTTGGATAGTTGGAGATTGAAAGTTATGTGACAGGTTGCTAAGGATCGACTACCTTATCGTAGTGCATACAAAAACTGTGTATACATCTAAGATGAAAATTCCTGATTTTCTATTCTAAGCACAGAAGACTTGATATCTACTGAATTGTGCGATGCTGGAACTTTTGGTCACCTTTCTGTTTATGCTAAACTCAACGTGTTCTAAAATGCAGCCCGGCTAGAAGCCCTTCTGTTTGAAGCGAAGGGTGAATGGGCTGAAGCTGAAAGAGCCTATGCTCTAATCCTGCAAAACAATCCATTTGATCAGGTATTGTATATCGTGGTTCTACTGACGAGTCTTGTTATTCTTGTAAAAAACCTGGTGTGCAAGAGTAATGTGATCTCCTCTGCCTGTAGAACCAGTTAAATCCTAAGGATCACAGTTCTCTGAACCTTATCTGATGCCATTTTACATTATATTGAATGTTTCTTCTCTGTGTTTGGCAGATTGTCCGTAAGAGAAAAATTGCTATTGCAAAAGCACAAGGTGACATGTCATCAGCGGTTGATTATCTCAATGAGTATCTGGAATTGTAAGTATCCGCGTACACTTTTTTTAGGAACAAGATATGGTTATCTCTAATTTCCTTTTGGTGTAACACATTAACTCTTTTCTTGTATTAGATTTATGGCAGATCATGATGCCTGGAGAGAACTTGCTGAAACATATGTTTCCTTACAATTGTGAGACATTCAATCTTGATTCATTCTACATAATCTGATAGATGGGGATGCCACAATACtaaattgttttcttttcttatcaGGTACAAGCAAGCTGCCTTTTGTTATGAGGAGCTAATATTGGCCCAACCAACTATTCCACTTTATCATATAGCCTATGCCGAGGTAATCTAAGCAACCCAAACACAGCTCCTCTGCAAAAAAGAAGGAATGGAAACGATATTTAGCAATTATGAATTTTCTCATTATTTTGTCAAGTATTTCCACTGATGGTTTCTTTATCACAATGAATCAAAGGTCTTAACATCATAAGATGATACAAAACATCCAAAATCAAATTAAGCATGCCAAGTTGTTGCTGAAGTTCATGGGGAAAATGGATATTCAAGAGAATTAAAAACTTAGTACATAGTGATATATTGAGAAAAAAGGATTCAAAATAATAGATCTGTTTAGTTTCCTGTGGTTATGTTTCATCGTGACAATGTGGCTTTTTTGAGATATGGATTCTAATTTGTAATGAATACAATGCATCACATCTTTGTAACAACTGTGGGGCATAACTGCATAGGTGATGAATCTTTACTGGTAGTGAACCAACTACCAATTTTCTGATGTTTACTTGTTAATTATTTGACATGCTCATATTCCACCATCATTGCTATTCAGTATTTGTTTGTGTTGTCTTTCTGACTTGGAATATAAATTCGATCCTACTGTCCCACATTACTCAGCTGTACACATTAATCTTTGACTTAACAAACCATAAGCATATCCTGATTCAATGGGAAGCTTAATTGATTTTGTGCTGCACCTGTATGTACttctgctgatttttttttaatcctacCGAGTATACTTTTCTCTTGAAGGTTCTGTACACTATGGGTGGCTTGGAAAATCTTCAAACAGCTAAGAAGTATTATGCATCAACGATCCAGTTGACTGGAGGCAAGAATACAAGAGCGCTCTTTGGTGTATGTTTGGTAAGACCGTACTGGTGTTAAAAAACTTGAACAATGTTAATTGCTTCTTTCTGTTATCTAAATATTGATTCTTACACATAATCTTATACATCCACAGTGTAGTGCAGCAATCAATCAGCTGACCAAAGGAAGGAATAAGGAGGAAGAGGGCTCAGAGCTGCAAAGCTTGGCTGCAGAGGCACTGTTGAAGGATTACAAGCAACGAGCACCGTCAAAGGTGCCACTTGTCACCAGCATGTTGAAGAGCATGAAACTCTCCTGATCCCGGCCTCCACTGACCAGTTGTCTAGCTATCTTCTGGTAGATCTGCTGGTAGTTAGTGGCGCCGCAGCGGCCTGGTTGACAGATAATTAAATTGATGCAGCATaatgcttgtttttttttctgtgatgGCACCAACATTGTGAACTTATGTAGATGCCCCCATGGGTTGTACAATGGCGGTTTTGATTATCTAGAAATACGCATGGATTCTTTTCATTTGATGTTCTACTACAGATTAAAAAACCGTTACTgtaacttcatatgcaaaaaaaaatttgaattatGCATTGGAAAGTTGTACCTGCCTGTTTATTTTAAGTGGTATCAAAAAATTCGGGTGCAATATTTTGAGCTTGCAACTAATGCTGCTCTATTTTGCTGGATATTGTGAAGAACTAAGAGGTATCCACATGGATTTTCACACACCTATGGTATTGTCCAATCCAATCCAACACACTATTCGAGAGTGAGTAGAATAGAGACAGTAGATcaagagaaaaatgagagatTACTTTATTCCTTCTGTgattacatatttatacatggtgaGAGAATAAGTTGATACCTGTTCAAAAGGGATATTACTTTATTTCTTCTgtgattaaatatttatatatgatgagaagATAAATCGATATCTTTTTGAAAGATATCCCTTCCAAGTAACCGGCGGCAGTTTGGTTGATCAAGTTAACACTAAAGCCCccatgaaaaatgaaaaaaaaaagggaaaaggaaagaaaaaacgTAAAAAAAGATGACACGAGCCCGATCCAAACAAACACTCGGCCCATATCGCGACCGAACACGACCCAACCCAAACTCCACCCGACCCACCCAATAGACCAGACCGGACACGCAGCCGCCGCCCTTCCACCCCTACCCCAGAtgccgcccgccgccggcggCCGCCACTGCTGCCGGCGGCCACGTCCGCGCCAATGAACGCCGCCGCGAGGACCCGCTCGTCATGCCCCGTCTCCTAGCCCCGCTCCTCTGCTgctcccgccgcctcctcctctcccgccCCCTGCTCGCCATTCTCTCGAACACCTTCTCGGCGTCCACCTCcgcgcctcctcctcgcgcgccgccgccgctctctccGCTGCTTCCGCAGCGCTCCGAAGGCGACAGCTCCGTCACCGCGGCTTCGTccgccatcgccgcctcctTCCGCGACTGGTTCCTcgaggcccccgccgccgcgccgctcgACGCGATCTACGAGGCGCTTGCGGCCGAGGAGACGGCCGTGCTCGAGGCGCTCCCGCTCACTGAGCAGCTCGTCCTCGCCGTGCTCCGCCACCGCCCGCGGAGGTTTCCCGACGGCGacgcgctgctgctgctccgtCTCAGGTTCTTCGACTGGTCGGGGCGCCGCCCGCGCTACAGCCACACGCGCGTCGTCTACCATGCCGTGTTCCGCCTCCTCTCCCGCGCGCGCCGCAACGCCGTGGTGGTCGACTGGCTCCGCCTTTTCTCCGACACCACCGCGTCGGCCGGGCACCCGCGCTTCCACGACACGCTCGTCATCGGCTACGCCGTCGCGGGCGACCCCCAGCGCGGGCTCAGCGTCCTCGGCCGCATGCGCTTCCGAGGCCTCGACCTCGACGCCGTCTCATCTCGCATCCTCCTCAACTCCCTCGTCGATGCGTCGCTCCACGACGTCGCCGACTCCTTCTCCCGCAACCTTCTCGTCAGCCCTGTGGCTACCTGCATCCGCATCAAGAGCCtctgccgccgcgcccgcctcAACGACGCTGTGGCGCTCCTTGACACCCTCCCTTACGCTGAAGCATCACGTGGCCCCGCCGCTGGCTCCATCATCACTGAGTTCTGCCGCCGTGGGCGCTTCGATGAGGCAGCCCAGATCGTCGACAAGTTCGCGTCCTGTGATGTGTATGGTGCGTGGATCCATGGCCTCATTGAGTCCGGGAGGCTTGATACTACATTGAAGTTCCTTTCTGATAAGAAGGAAGCTGAGGGCTATATCCCTGATGGGCAGCCGTACAACAAGCTTGTTTATCGCTTGCTTCACAAGAACAGACTCGGTGAAGTGTATGACTTGCTTGTGGAAATGATGGAGGAGGGCATTGCTCCTGGCCGTTCAACTATGAATGCTGCGCTTTGCTTCTTTTGCAAGGCTGGTCTAGTTGAAGTAGCCATGCATTTGTATAGGTCGAGAATGGAGCTTGGGATTAACCCTAACAAGGATGTCTATAATAATCTGATCAGGGCTCTGTGCCGGGGTGGGGAGACAGAGGAGGCGTGTCTGGTGTTGGAGCAAGCTATGGCAGGAGGGTACTTTCCTGGCCGTCAGACATTTGCCATGTTTGCAAATGTGCTGTGTCAAGAGGGGAAGCTGGATAAAGTGCGGGAACTGCTTGACAGGGCGCTCAAGCAGGAAGTCTGGCCAATGGACTCTGTATTGGCCAAGTACCTCGTAGCACTATGCAAGAGTGGGAACGTGGAGGAGGCGTGTACATTGCCTCAGATAGCAAGCAGCAAGAGCCATGTGGGCTTATATCGTTATGAGTCAACCTACAAGAGCTTGATTCGGGCATTGATATTGATTAAGAGGGTAGACGTGCTGCCAAGGCTCATACTGGAAATGCAAGATATGGGGCACGTCCCAACCCGAAGCCTCTATCAGTCAGTTGTTTGCGCTTTGTGTGAGTTGAATAGGTATGCTGAGGTTCTCGAGCTGTTAGACAACCAGTTGGAGCGGAGTGAACTCCAACCCCGTGTGTGctacaactactttatttctGGGGCTGGACACGCCAAGAGGGCTGACATGGCCAGGGAGGTGTATAACCGAATGGAGTTTGCAGGGATTGAGGCAT
Coding sequences:
- the LOC133918285 gene encoding uncharacterized protein LOC133918285 → MAAATIAAATAAEEEARLLRLEEQAEHGGGGAWEYLCLARRLRARRPAHVLRIGLAVLNDASARSHLASEQWTLYEQVAAAAMDCQRLDVAKECIRFLSKQFPGSMRVARLEALLFEAKGEWAEAERAYALILQNNPFDQIVRKRKIAIAKAQGDMSSAVDYLNEYLELFMADHDAWRELAETYVSLQLYKQAAFCYEELILAQPTIPLYHIAYAEVLYTMGGLENLQTAKKYYASTIQLTGGKNTRALFGVCLCSAAINQLTKGRNKEEEGSELQSLAAEALLKDYKQRAPSKVPLVTSMLKSMKLS
- the LOC133918286 gene encoding pentatricopeptide repeat-containing protein At1g71210, mitochondrial-like, producing MPRLLAPLLCCSRRLLLSRPLLAILSNTFSASTSAPPPRAPPPLSPLLPQRSEGDSSVTAASSAIAASFRDWFLEAPAAAPLDAIYEALAAEETAVLEALPLTEQLVLAVLRHRPRRFPDGDALLLLRLRFFDWSGRRPRYSHTRVVYHAVFRLLSRARRNAVVVDWLRLFSDTTASAGHPRFHDTLVIGYAVAGDPQRGLSVLGRMRFRGLDLDAVSSRILLNSLVDASLHDVADSFSRNLLVSPVATCIRIKSLCRRARLNDAVALLDTLPYAEASRGPAAGSIITEFCRRGRFDEAAQIVDKFASCDVYGAWIHGLIESGRLDTTLKFLSDKKEAEGYIPDGQPYNKLVYRLLHKNRLGEVYDLLVEMMEEGIAPGRSTMNAALCFFCKAGLVEVAMHLYRSRMELGINPNKDVYNNLIRALCRGGETEEACLVLEQAMAGGYFPGRQTFAMFANVLCQEGKLDKVRELLDRALKQEVWPMDSVLAKYLVALCKSGNVEEACTLPQIASSKSHVGLYRYESTYKSLIRALILIKRVDVLPRLILEMQDMGHVPTRSLYQSVVCALCELNRYAEVLELLDNQLERSELQPRVCYNYFISGAGHAKRADMAREVYNRMEFAGIEASVESNILLLISYLRSKRIGDALNFFNLIRGNKPPGTKLYNVFISGLCEARKPEQAVVFWREARDNGIIPSISCYEHLVLLLCSVRDYDSVIKVIDDFRETGRPVSAFLCNVLLLHTLIGSNLLKALLRSRDKSESVEVKGEEIQGQEAGRLLIGDLITSFASGIKNMSDLEHLGEEMEKYFPVDIYTYNMLLRGLSTVGRMDSACNLYERLCRKGYQPNRWTFDIMVHGFCKNGDRNEAERWMDAMYRNGFYPTWYTMRLYNNASLRAHDQKIISFV